From Falco naumanni isolate bFalNau1 chromosome 4, bFalNau1.pat, whole genome shotgun sequence:
ctgaaaaaacaatGAGCCACAGAAGGCAGAAGGAAGACGTGagctcagcagcacacagaatcTGTTCATTTATTGAACCAGGGCACCTGAACCCTGCACTGCCAGCACCACAGACCTTGTCTCCCACTCCTGCACCCTCAGTGTTTCACCCCCCTGCATCACAACGGGTGCAGACAATtgtgcagcactgcacaggaGGATGGGAGACTCCATTATAACGCCAGTTTTACCTGTGTAATAATTGCATCCAAGCCGTTGGCACCCCACGCGTAGTCCATTGGATTTGAATGCAAGACTCCCCTTTAAGAATAAGAACAACGATTAAATTGGGCTGGGAGTATGAACAAGGACTCTGGGAGAAAAAGCAGTACATCTTCCAACTCACCAAGGACCTAGTCCTAGGTTTGGTATAGTTGTAGGTGCAATAATTCCATTAACCAGCTGCTGGATAAttctgaaagacaagaaaaccaGGTTTATATAAGAATTAGTGCCTGCTAGCTCCCAGCCCAGAAACCTGCCATGGAAGCAGTGGTTAAATAGGCTAAACACTGTCGCAGCattgaggaaaaggaaaaatatcctcTAGCAATTGCATCTTACGAACTGATTATTCATTGACAAAGGGAAGTTTCAATATTCTATTCGTACAGGGATAATTTCTGACGTGATGGCAAGTGGCTCTCCAGGATGCAGTTAAAGAAACATTAGTCTTGTTGTCCAGCGTTTGGTTTCCCCTCACACTGAGCACAACATTTTGGTAATACCTGGTAAcaatgtcctggtttcagctgagatggagttatttttcttcttagtggctggtgcagtgctatgttttggacCTGGTGTGAGAACATGTCGGTAACACACTGGTGGTTTTAGCTGTTGCCAActaatgtttatactaagtcaaggattgttcagtttctcaggccctgtcagcaagaaggctggagtggcacaagaaactgggaggggacacagctggatCAGCAGACCccaaccagccaaagggatattctgtaccaCAGGATGACAAACGGAGTACACAAAGATGGGGGAAGAAGGAACGGGGAGATGTTTGGAGTTACagcgtttgtcttcccaagtaatgGTTACACATGACGGAgccctgttttcctggagatggccGCACACCTGCCCACCcatggtgaatgaattcctctgtttgctttgctggcatgcacggcttttgctttacttattaaaccacttttatctcaacccatgtgttttctcacttttactcttccaacTCTCTCCCCTATGCCAGCACAGGGGAGCGAGCGAGCGGCTGCGCagggcttagttgctggccaGGTTAAACCACACCAACCAGCCAGAGAACGCTTTCTCACTGCAGGTTTAACAGTTAAAACAGCCGCACTGTAGCCTGCACCACCGTGCTCTGGTGAAATGGCCCCTATAAACTCAAGGCAAGAGCGTGCCAACGGCTGCAGGCCCAGCTGAAGGCTGAGCGTCCAGCAGCGCGAGTTCACAGGGGCGAAGCTGGGCACCTACGGAAGAGTCACACCGGGCACCTCTGCTCAGGAGCAGTCTTTGAGGATCTGCTCCTGAAACTGATGAGAAAAAGGTACAGGCTGATTTTTAGCTGACTCTCATCAGTGAAAAATAACGGGGCTTCGCCATTGCTCTCACCCTTCCAGCGTGGGAACTCCCTCGTGCCTGCCAGCGGCACGGCGGGTGGCGAGACGGGCTCGGGGCTGCCTTGCGCCGTATCGATGCCGAGACTGGTGCTCTCGCTCCCTCCGGTTCTCAGAGTCCCTGTTGTCCTCTGACTGCACATTGGACCCGAACGGAAACTCAAAGCTGTCATCAAAGATCCCGAAAGCAAACTGGCCATAGCCCTGCGGCAAGGTGAATAAGTGCTGATCCACATTCTGGGAGTGAGAGAGTTCAGAGAACGGATTGTAACAAAGAGAAATAGCTCTTAGCTTTCACGCCTGGTACTACACCAGCCCTCCAACCAAGACTAGCCTCGTCAGATCCCCAGCAGCTCTCAAGCCTTGGCTGACATGGGTGGATCAGTGCACTCTCAGAAGCAGCTTAGTGAGGAACAGACACAGACTGAGACTACATATGAAGGTAAGAAATAACTACagctttcctgctttctctttaGCTGCTGCATGTAACTGCTGCCTTTTAAGCTGAGGCTACTGCATAGCAACACACCCAGACAGCTCACTAAATCCCAGCTTAGCCCCCTCACAACAAGAATAAGCTACAAGTCATGGTCCTATTAAAAACACACAGTAAAAATACGACACGTAGAGATTTCAGGAGCAGCACACGGATGATATTGATATCTCCTTTCCCAgactttgtttaaatgtttcccAGATTATGACAAtgtacaagcagaaaaatacttcaacTCAATGGTAAAGCAGTAAGTGCTGGAAGAAATAGAGAGGACTTACCTCAAAAGGATGCCTGCTCTGATCACTGGCTGATGTAGAAGAGCTGGTTTCATTGTCAGCATTCCTGTAAAGAATGAAGAGCATTGGGAAGCCTCGAAAGGGTGCTACGAAAAGATTTTCCCAGCAGAGGGGAGTGAGGGACACACCACAGGAAAACCTGACACCACAGCTGCTCAGTAATGGCACACAGAAAGCAACAGGTTCATTTCTCTGCGGAGCTGGAGTTCGAAGGGATCTCAGAGGTCTGCTcaccttcccctccaccccgGGGCAGGGTCAGCTCCGCACTGAAACCAggctgccttcagctgctgatTTTCTAATTGTTCACATTAGGTTTtgctcttcccccagctgcaACCTTCATTTCCCCACATCTTCACCCATGTCCCCCGACCCTTTTAGATTCTGATTTCACGAAGCTACAGAGAAGTGACTGAACCATGACATCAAGCAAGGATTCCCTGCACAATCCACCTCAAACAAATCAGCTAATCCTCGGGAGCACCAGGAAGGGAAGACTTAAGGTCCGAACCCTGATCACTATGACCCAAACATGCTTAAGTCTAATCTTGAATCAAAGGAACTTCTCTATTGCAGCGGCATGTGACTCAATGGGACTGATTATTAGGAAAACTCTTCATACtgttcagtttctgcttttggagAGCTGCAGGAACATTTACTGCTCAGCATCCAGGTCTACGCTTTGATGTTCATGGTACCAAAGAGCTAAGACTCAGCGATTACGCAACTCGCCCACGGTCACAGCATATCACCAAAGTTAGGATTAGCCAAGATTGATTTTCAGCCTCTAAGGCTGGTGTCGTCAGACCAAGTATTTCTTTGTCGGTACAGAAACCTCAGTCTGCAAAGATCAGCTCTCTCAGCGGGCAGCAACGTGTGGCTGGCACACTCCCTGTGCAGCTCAGTGTGCCCTCACACGAACGCCCACCAACATGCTGCCTGACCCAAAGCCACTCACAACCAAGGTCCGGCAAATGTGCCTGGAACATTTCAAGACATTTCTTCTACTCTTGCCTGTTCTGACACTGCCAGAGAGCAGTCCCACTACTGAGTCAGCAGTAAAGCACGTGAATGCAGATCTCAGCTGCTCCAGTGCAGAGTCCAAAGTCTCAGTCAAAATGTTTCGCCGTTCACACTCTAAACTAAGTTATTAAATTATATACTGAAGAATATGTACACTCTCCATTCCACAGACTCCTCTCTCAGGTTATCTCTGCCCTGATGATTCAAACCAGGTCAGAGCTGCCACACACCATGGGGAAAGCCTCTCtatttcaatcttttttttgcttgtttgttttaaatcaacCCATTCCTCCCCACCCCTTACCAGCAACATGACACCCACCATTCCCATGGCTGATTTACCTGTAGATGCAAACTATGCAAATTAAGCACTATATACCCACAGTGATGAAAGATGAGCCAAGTATCAGgcagaagtaataaaaatggTGTATTTAGTATCCAACGTTGCCTTTTAActagaggaaaaggaaaaaaagcaaagcagactAAGTTCACGCTAGCAATAGCCTTTGGGGCAGCACATTACCTTGGCTCTTCAGGAAGTTCTTCAATAAAACCAGATTCACACCGTGGGCAAATATAGTCCTACAGgagaagaaatactgaatgagaaaagaaagtgtGATAGGGTGGAAGAGTCCTGCAGCTCCTCGTTCCAAGTGCATGCCACAATCACAGAGCCAAAAAGACCCCAAATCACTGATATTTGCCTTCACCAGACTAACGAGGCAAATTGTTAAGCCTGAGCCTGTTTGGAACTTGGCTTTAGAAAAGATTTGGATAACGCTAATTAATCCCCAGTATAGACAAAGCATTAGATAACATCTGATGTAGTTCTGGGTGAAGTGAAAGCAAAATCACCGGCCTTCCCAAAAGACCAGCAATCAAACATTAGATTTTAAATCGCTGCGTGTTTTGGGGGCCCATCCCCACCCCCTCAAAGGGCCAAATGAAAGAAACTAGAAGGGGATTGCAGCACAGGCTAATCAGGGTGTCACTGTCGCTTAGAAAGGGCTGAATGGAAAGCTGTTACTAGTGTCATCTGGGGTTCACACCACACAGAGGTCAAGGAGACACAAGAGGGTCATTCTGCAACACACAATACCAGAATTTTACACTCCCACGCTCAATGCTCATTACAGAAAGCTACTGCCACCCTTGTAGCCTTTAACACTGAGTATGTTGGAAGAAACAGCCTGTGTGTGCAGAAACACACGGGATTCCTCAGGAGCACGCACAGTTGCTTTTCCTCACAATTCCTGGCATTAGCGAAGAATTTCTACTCCACAGCTTTCTAGCTTTGGGGTTTACAGCGAGCAGCAGCCCAGAACGCTCGAGATCCTGAAAGGAAATTACTTCACTTTTCAGTGCTCGAGAACAAGTAGCACCACACAGCACCGCTGAGTCAGAAGAGGAAGCAACAGACCCCATACCTAACTCCAACCACGGCCGAGGCGGAACAGCCACCGCAGGGAAACACAACCACTCCAAACCCCGCACTGGCAAAGCCAGGCTCAGCGTGGAAGAAATTTAAGATCTAAAAATAACGTTCCTTCCCTTTACTACTGCTACGTTCGAACGGGCACAGGCCCTTAAAGTCAACAGATTCACCAACAGAGGAGAGGATGCCAGTCACGTGCATTCGCTCTGATAAGACATCTGGGATCGCTCCTCCAgccaccccaaaaaaaacccgaTAAGGTCCCAGCTCAAGGCAGCAACGCCAGCAATCCAGTCCacgctgcccctgcctgcccagcaagATAAGGAAGCAGCAAGCACCAAGACCTAGAAACAGACTCAGAGAAGTTGCTGCTCCCTCTTCTGCACGGGACTTGTTAGATGTGTGATTGTGAAACAACTAAGTCTAATTTACACAACGTTTATGTTTTCTAGAAGATTTCTACACCACGCAAGTTCTTCTCAAAGTTGGTTACCAG
This genomic window contains:
- the RNF126 gene encoding E3 ubiquitin-protein ligase RNF126 is translated as MAEASAQPGRFFCHCCSAEIAPRLPDYICPRCESGFIEELPEEPRNADNETSSSTSASDQSRHPFENVDQHLFTLPQGYGQFAFGIFDDSFEFPFGSNVQSEDNRDSENRREREHQSRHRYGARQPRARLATRRAAGRHEGVPTLEGIIQQLVNGIIAPTTIPNLGLGPWGVLHSNPMDYAWGANGLDAIITQLLNQFENTGPPPADKEKIQALPTIQIAQEHVDSGLECPVCKEDYTVGENVRQLPCNHLFHNSCIVPWLEQHDTCPVCRKSLSGQNTATNPPGLTGMNFSSSSSSSSSSSPSNENSSNNS